From Tiliqua scincoides isolate rTilSci1 chromosome 2, rTilSci1.hap2, whole genome shotgun sequence, the proteins below share one genomic window:
- the LOC136641028 gene encoding zinc finger protein 585B-like isoform X1 produces MDQMTFRDVAVYFTKGEWALLDAKQKALYRDVMQENYDNVTSIEHSVPKPNPISKLEQWDCQFFKEKEVLSINSSGHWSMKDKENLVVTIRKQMESNRIWLEGILHNLEKAAQGKANKQERKYPGRRWKNISSYEEGNNYVNEDHKEKTFHIFSQKNRRGSSFNGVKKINTGEQTYYCGKSFNWQSVLTDHESIHTGEKPYKCLACGKSFRQKGNLITHERIHSGERPYICTVCEKCFRQQSSLITHHRIHSGEKPYKCLACGKSFRQKTNLITHERIHSGERPYKCADCGKGFRQKASLIKHEKIHSEEKCYKCLICGKSCRDKASLIKHGRIHSGEKPYKCSVCGKSFRQRVTLITHERIHSGERPYKCHVCEKGFRQKATLIAHERIHSGERPFNCLVCGKSFQQKANLITHERIHSEERHYKCAVCGNSFRQKASLITHEKSHLEERCYKCSICSKSCRDKANLIKHERIHSGEKPYKCSLCGKCFRQKGNLITHERIHSGERPYTCLVCGKSFRQKATLITHERIHSGDRPYKCPICEKGFLQKATLITHERIHSGEKPYKCLVCEKNFRQKANLITHERIHSGEKPYKCLACDNSYWNKASLITHERIHSGEKPYKCPVCAKSFRQKATLIAHKRIHSGVRLYKCSLCENSYENKCSLLRHEKIHLGEKPYKCSEFKGSYQNNASFTVRESICSRERPYRCSVNGNCFQEEANLSKHNSIHSGEKPYKCANCGKSFQYKGNLNIHERIHSGERPYKCSICGKSFRQKGSLITHERIHSGERPYKCPICGKSFRQKGNLSSHERIHSGERPYKCPVCQKSFRQKAVLIAHERIHSGEKPYKCSICGKCFRQKVSVVIHERIHTGEQPYKSSLYGNNYRDKLSFITHEGIHSEERLYTCPICGKHFEHRGNLITHERIHSGERPYKCPICQKSFRQKAVLITHERIHSGEKPYKCSDCGKCFRQKVSLITHERIHSGEKPYKCLVCEKTFRQKGNLIAHERIHSGQKPYKCSICEKSYRDKAGLTAHERIHSGERPYKCSACKNSYWDKAHLKQHERTHSGEKPYKCSICGKSFQQKASLITHERIHSGERPYKCSVCEKCFRHKTNLITHERIHSGEKSYNCLFCGKSFRQKVTLITHERIHSGEKPYKCPICAKTFRQKSILVTHERIHSGEKPYKCSVCRKSFRQKANLTTHERIHSGERPY; encoded by the exons AACATTCGGTCCCTAAACCCAATCCAATCTCCAAGCTTGAACAATGGGATTGCcagttttttaaagaaaaggaggTTCTATCAATCAACAGCTCAG GCCATTGGAGCATGAAAGACAAGGAGAATCTTGTCGTAACAATCAGAAAGCAAATGGAATCCAACAGAATATGGTTAGAAGGCATTTTGCACAATCTGGAGAAGGCAGCACAGGGCAAAGcaaacaagcaggagagaaaataccCAGGGAGAAGATGGAAAAACATTTCAAGTTATGAAGAAGGAAACAACTATGTCAATGAAGACCATAAAGAAAAGACATTTCATATATTTAGTCAAAAAAACCGAAGGGGCTCTAGTTTTAATggagttaaaaaaattaatacaggAGAGCAAACATATTATTGTGGAAAAAGCTTTAATTGGCAATCTGTACTTACTGATCATGAGAGTATccatacaggagagaaaccctataaatgtttgGCATGTGGGAAAAGTTTTCGGCAAAAAGGAAACCTCATTACGCATGAGAGAATCCATTCAGGAGAGAGACCCTATATATGCACAGTCTGCGAGAAATGCTTCCGGCAGCAATCAAGCCTTATTACACATCACAGAATCCATTCAGGAGAAAAACCCTATAAATGTTTGGCCTGTGGGAAAAGTTTTCGGCAGAAAACAAACCTTATTACCCATGAGAGAATCCATTCGGGAGAAAGACCCTATAAGTGCGCGGACTGTGGAAAAGGCTTCCGGCAGAAAGCAAGCCTTATTAAACATGAGAAAATCCATTCAGAAGAGAAATGCTATAAATGTTTGATCTGCGGTAAAAGCTGCAGGGATAAAGCAAGTCTTATTAAGCATGGAAGAATCCACTCAGGAGAGAAGCCCTACAAATGCTCAGTCTGCGGGAAAAGTTTTCGGCAAAGAGTGACCCTGATTACACATGAGAGAATCCATTCAGGAGAGAGACCCTATAAATGCCATGTCTGTGAAAAAGGTTTTCGGCAAAAAGCCACATTGATTGCACATGAGAGAATCCATTCAGGGGAGAGACCATTTAATTGTCTTGTTTGTGGGAAAAGTTTTCAGCAAAAAGCAAACCTTATTACACATGAGAGAATCCATTCAGAAGAAAGACATTATAAATGCGCAGTCTGTGGGAACAGCTTCCGGCAGAAAGCAAGCCTTATTACACATGAGAAAAGCCATTTAGAAGAGAGATGCTATAAATGTTCCATCTGCAGTAAAAGCTGCCGGGATAAAGCGAACCTTATTAAGCATGAGAGAATCCATTCAGGAGAGAAGCCCTACAAATGCTCGCTCTGTGGGAAATGTTTTCGGCAAAAAGGAAACCTCATTACGCATGAGAGAATCCATTCTGGAGAGAGACCCTATACATGTCTTGTGTGTGGGAAAAGTTTTCGGCAAAAAGCGACCCTAATTACACATGAGAGAATCCATTCAGGAGACAGACCCTATAAATGTCCTATCTGTGAGAAAGGTTTTCTTCAAAAAGCGACCTTGATTACACATGAGAGAATCCattcaggagagaaaccctataaatgtttgGTTTGTGAGAAAAATTTTAGGCAGAAAGCAAACCTAATTACACATGAGAGGATCCattcaggagagaaaccttataaatgtttAGCCTGTGATAACAGCTACTGGAATAAAGCTAGCCTTATTACTCATGAGAGAATCCattcaggagagaaaccctataaatgtccTGTCTGTGCGAAAAGTTTCCGGCAAAAAGCAACCCTAATTGCACACAAGAGAATCCATTCAGGAGTGAGACTGTATAAATGTTCACTCTGTGAGAATAGCTACGAGAATAAATGTAGTCTTCTTAGGCATGAGAAAATCCATTtgggagagaaaccctataaatgttcaGAGTTCAAGGGAAGTTACCAGAATAATGCAAGCTTTACTGTTCGTGAGAGTATCTGTTCAAGAGAGAGACCCTACAGATGTTCAGTCAATGGTAATTGCTTCCAGGAAGAAGCAAACCTTTCTAAGCATAACAGTATTCattcaggagagaaaccctataaatgtgcCAACTGTGGAAAAAGTTTCCAGTATAAAGGGAACCTTAATATACATGAGAGAATCCATTCAGGTGAGAGACCTTATAAATGTTCCATCTGTGGGAAAAGTTTTCGGCAGAAAGGAAGTCTGATTACACATGAGAGAATCCATTCGGGTGAGAGACCCTATAAATGTCCCATCTGTGGGAAAAGTTTTCGGCAAAAAGGAAACCTTAGTTCACACGAGAGAATCCATTCAGGTGAGAGACCCTATAAATGTCCTGTCTGTCAGAAGAGTTTCCGGCAAAAAGCAGTCCTGATTGCGCATGAGAGAATTCattcaggagagaaaccctataaatgttcaATCTGTGGGAAATGCTTCCGGCAGAAAGTAAGCGTTGTTATACACGAGAGAATCCATACTGGAGAGCAACCCTATAAAAGCTCACTGTATGGGAATAACTATCGGGATAAATTGAGCTTTATCACACATGAGGGAATCCATTCAGAAGAGAGACTATATACATGTCCCATCTGTGGAAAACATTTTGAGCACAGAGGAAACCTTATTACCCATGAGAGAATTCATTCAGGTGAGAGACCCTATAAATGTCCCATCTGTCAGAAGAGTTTCCGGCAAAAAGCAGTCCTGATTACACATGAAAGAATCCattcaggagagaaaccctataaatgttcaGACTGTGGGAAATGCTTCCGGCAGAAAGTAAGTCTTATTACGCATGAGAGAATCCATTCAGGAGAGAAGCCGTATAAATGTTTGGTCTGTGAGAAAACTTTTCGACAAAAAGGAAATCTTATTGCCCATGAGAGAATCCATTCAGGacagaaaccctataaatgttcaATCTGCGAAAAAAGCTACCGGGATAAAGCAGGACTTACTGCGCATGAGAGAATCCATTCAGGAGAGAGACCCTATAAATGTTCAGCATGCAAGAATAGCTACTGGGATAAAGCACACCTTAAGCAACATGAGAGGACCCattcaggagagaaaccctataaatgttcaATCTGTGGGAAAAGTTTCCAGCAAAAAGCAAGCCTGATTACACATGAGAGAATCcattcaggagagagaccttATAAATGTTCGGTATGTGAGAAATGTTTTCGGCACAAAACAAACCTTATTACACATGAAAGAATCCATTCAGGAGAGAAATCCTATAATTGTCTCTTCTGTGGGAAAAGTTTCCGGCAAAAAGTAACCCTAATTACCCACGAACGAATCCATtctggagagaaaccttataaatgtccTATCTGTGCGAAAACCTTCCGGCAAAAATCAATCCTGGTTACGCATGAGAGAATCCATTCAGGAgaaaaaccctataaatgctcagTCTGTAGGAAAAGCTTCCGGCAGAAAGCAAATCTCACGACTCATGAGAGAATCCATTCAGGAGAAAGACCCTATTAA
- the LOC136641028 gene encoding zinc finger protein 208-like isoform X2, with product MKDKENLVVTIRKQMESNRIWLEGILHNLEKAAQGKANKQERKYPGRRWKNISSYEEGNNYVNEDHKEKTFHIFSQKNRRGSSFNGVKKINTGEQTYYCGKSFNWQSVLTDHESIHTGEKPYKCLACGKSFRQKGNLITHERIHSGERPYICTVCEKCFRQQSSLITHHRIHSGEKPYKCLACGKSFRQKTNLITHERIHSGERPYKCADCGKGFRQKASLIKHEKIHSEEKCYKCLICGKSCRDKASLIKHGRIHSGEKPYKCSVCGKSFRQRVTLITHERIHSGERPYKCHVCEKGFRQKATLIAHERIHSGERPFNCLVCGKSFQQKANLITHERIHSEERHYKCAVCGNSFRQKASLITHEKSHLEERCYKCSICSKSCRDKANLIKHERIHSGEKPYKCSLCGKCFRQKGNLITHERIHSGERPYTCLVCGKSFRQKATLITHERIHSGDRPYKCPICEKGFLQKATLITHERIHSGEKPYKCLVCEKNFRQKANLITHERIHSGEKPYKCLACDNSYWNKASLITHERIHSGEKPYKCPVCAKSFRQKATLIAHKRIHSGVRLYKCSLCENSYENKCSLLRHEKIHLGEKPYKCSEFKGSYQNNASFTVRESICSRERPYRCSVNGNCFQEEANLSKHNSIHSGEKPYKCANCGKSFQYKGNLNIHERIHSGERPYKCSICGKSFRQKGSLITHERIHSGERPYKCPICGKSFRQKGNLSSHERIHSGERPYKCPVCQKSFRQKAVLIAHERIHSGEKPYKCSICGKCFRQKVSVVIHERIHTGEQPYKSSLYGNNYRDKLSFITHEGIHSEERLYTCPICGKHFEHRGNLITHERIHSGERPYKCPICQKSFRQKAVLITHERIHSGEKPYKCSDCGKCFRQKVSLITHERIHSGEKPYKCLVCEKTFRQKGNLIAHERIHSGQKPYKCSICEKSYRDKAGLTAHERIHSGERPYKCSACKNSYWDKAHLKQHERTHSGEKPYKCSICGKSFQQKASLITHERIHSGERPYKCSVCEKCFRHKTNLITHERIHSGEKSYNCLFCGKSFRQKVTLITHERIHSGEKPYKCPICAKTFRQKSILVTHERIHSGEKPYKCSVCRKSFRQKANLTTHERIHSGERPY from the coding sequence ATGAAAGACAAGGAGAATCTTGTCGTAACAATCAGAAAGCAAATGGAATCCAACAGAATATGGTTAGAAGGCATTTTGCACAATCTGGAGAAGGCAGCACAGGGCAAAGcaaacaagcaggagagaaaataccCAGGGAGAAGATGGAAAAACATTTCAAGTTATGAAGAAGGAAACAACTATGTCAATGAAGACCATAAAGAAAAGACATTTCATATATTTAGTCAAAAAAACCGAAGGGGCTCTAGTTTTAATggagttaaaaaaattaatacaggAGAGCAAACATATTATTGTGGAAAAAGCTTTAATTGGCAATCTGTACTTACTGATCATGAGAGTATccatacaggagagaaaccctataaatgtttgGCATGTGGGAAAAGTTTTCGGCAAAAAGGAAACCTCATTACGCATGAGAGAATCCATTCAGGAGAGAGACCCTATATATGCACAGTCTGCGAGAAATGCTTCCGGCAGCAATCAAGCCTTATTACACATCACAGAATCCATTCAGGAGAAAAACCCTATAAATGTTTGGCCTGTGGGAAAAGTTTTCGGCAGAAAACAAACCTTATTACCCATGAGAGAATCCATTCGGGAGAAAGACCCTATAAGTGCGCGGACTGTGGAAAAGGCTTCCGGCAGAAAGCAAGCCTTATTAAACATGAGAAAATCCATTCAGAAGAGAAATGCTATAAATGTTTGATCTGCGGTAAAAGCTGCAGGGATAAAGCAAGTCTTATTAAGCATGGAAGAATCCACTCAGGAGAGAAGCCCTACAAATGCTCAGTCTGCGGGAAAAGTTTTCGGCAAAGAGTGACCCTGATTACACATGAGAGAATCCATTCAGGAGAGAGACCCTATAAATGCCATGTCTGTGAAAAAGGTTTTCGGCAAAAAGCCACATTGATTGCACATGAGAGAATCCATTCAGGGGAGAGACCATTTAATTGTCTTGTTTGTGGGAAAAGTTTTCAGCAAAAAGCAAACCTTATTACACATGAGAGAATCCATTCAGAAGAAAGACATTATAAATGCGCAGTCTGTGGGAACAGCTTCCGGCAGAAAGCAAGCCTTATTACACATGAGAAAAGCCATTTAGAAGAGAGATGCTATAAATGTTCCATCTGCAGTAAAAGCTGCCGGGATAAAGCGAACCTTATTAAGCATGAGAGAATCCATTCAGGAGAGAAGCCCTACAAATGCTCGCTCTGTGGGAAATGTTTTCGGCAAAAAGGAAACCTCATTACGCATGAGAGAATCCATTCTGGAGAGAGACCCTATACATGTCTTGTGTGTGGGAAAAGTTTTCGGCAAAAAGCGACCCTAATTACACATGAGAGAATCCATTCAGGAGACAGACCCTATAAATGTCCTATCTGTGAGAAAGGTTTTCTTCAAAAAGCGACCTTGATTACACATGAGAGAATCCattcaggagagaaaccctataaatgtttgGTTTGTGAGAAAAATTTTAGGCAGAAAGCAAACCTAATTACACATGAGAGGATCCattcaggagagaaaccttataaatgtttAGCCTGTGATAACAGCTACTGGAATAAAGCTAGCCTTATTACTCATGAGAGAATCCattcaggagagaaaccctataaatgtccTGTCTGTGCGAAAAGTTTCCGGCAAAAAGCAACCCTAATTGCACACAAGAGAATCCATTCAGGAGTGAGACTGTATAAATGTTCACTCTGTGAGAATAGCTACGAGAATAAATGTAGTCTTCTTAGGCATGAGAAAATCCATTtgggagagaaaccctataaatgttcaGAGTTCAAGGGAAGTTACCAGAATAATGCAAGCTTTACTGTTCGTGAGAGTATCTGTTCAAGAGAGAGACCCTACAGATGTTCAGTCAATGGTAATTGCTTCCAGGAAGAAGCAAACCTTTCTAAGCATAACAGTATTCattcaggagagaaaccctataaatgtgcCAACTGTGGAAAAAGTTTCCAGTATAAAGGGAACCTTAATATACATGAGAGAATCCATTCAGGTGAGAGACCTTATAAATGTTCCATCTGTGGGAAAAGTTTTCGGCAGAAAGGAAGTCTGATTACACATGAGAGAATCCATTCGGGTGAGAGACCCTATAAATGTCCCATCTGTGGGAAAAGTTTTCGGCAAAAAGGAAACCTTAGTTCACACGAGAGAATCCATTCAGGTGAGAGACCCTATAAATGTCCTGTCTGTCAGAAGAGTTTCCGGCAAAAAGCAGTCCTGATTGCGCATGAGAGAATTCattcaggagagaaaccctataaatgttcaATCTGTGGGAAATGCTTCCGGCAGAAAGTAAGCGTTGTTATACACGAGAGAATCCATACTGGAGAGCAACCCTATAAAAGCTCACTGTATGGGAATAACTATCGGGATAAATTGAGCTTTATCACACATGAGGGAATCCATTCAGAAGAGAGACTATATACATGTCCCATCTGTGGAAAACATTTTGAGCACAGAGGAAACCTTATTACCCATGAGAGAATTCATTCAGGTGAGAGACCCTATAAATGTCCCATCTGTCAGAAGAGTTTCCGGCAAAAAGCAGTCCTGATTACACATGAAAGAATCCattcaggagagaaaccctataaatgttcaGACTGTGGGAAATGCTTCCGGCAGAAAGTAAGTCTTATTACGCATGAGAGAATCCATTCAGGAGAGAAGCCGTATAAATGTTTGGTCTGTGAGAAAACTTTTCGACAAAAAGGAAATCTTATTGCCCATGAGAGAATCCATTCAGGacagaaaccctataaatgttcaATCTGCGAAAAAAGCTACCGGGATAAAGCAGGACTTACTGCGCATGAGAGAATCCATTCAGGAGAGAGACCCTATAAATGTTCAGCATGCAAGAATAGCTACTGGGATAAAGCACACCTTAAGCAACATGAGAGGACCCattcaggagagaaaccctataaatgttcaATCTGTGGGAAAAGTTTCCAGCAAAAAGCAAGCCTGATTACACATGAGAGAATCcattcaggagagagaccttATAAATGTTCGGTATGTGAGAAATGTTTTCGGCACAAAACAAACCTTATTACACATGAAAGAATCCATTCAGGAGAGAAATCCTATAATTGTCTCTTCTGTGGGAAAAGTTTCCGGCAAAAAGTAACCCTAATTACCCACGAACGAATCCATtctggagagaaaccttataaatgtccTATCTGTGCGAAAACCTTCCGGCAAAAATCAATCCTGGTTACGCATGAGAGAATCCATTCAGGAgaaaaaccctataaatgctcagTCTGTAGGAAAAGCTTCCGGCAGAAAGCAAATCTCACGACTCATGAGAGAATCCATTCAGGAGAAAGACCCTATTAA